The Candidatus Rubrimentiphilum sp. genome includes a window with the following:
- a CDS encoding substrate-binding domain-containing protein has translation MKMNAVLLAAAVAFVPSSASTVSVAYAGSLVATMEGPVAHALLERTGIHFSGEAKGSRALANLIRAGLRHPDVFISADPALLKGLAPTYVVFGSARMVIAYSDKSPQASLFAAAGKGNASLLALLTAPGVRVGRTDPQLDPKGARTIRAIGLLGKHEGRAALANTLLANAQVFPEEDLAVRVETGELDAAFFYSTETGPLKLHTIELPGAANLSDEITYAVAVLPHAAHPAAAAAFMNFLLNGDGKTVLEAAGVRYFAHPRVFKGKQSA, from the coding sequence ATGAAAATGAACGCCGTGCTTCTTGCCGCGGCCGTTGCGTTCGTACCCAGTTCTGCTTCCACCGTCTCGGTCGCCTATGCCGGTTCGCTCGTCGCCACGATGGAGGGGCCCGTGGCTCACGCGTTGCTGGAGCGGACGGGCATCCACTTTTCGGGCGAAGCGAAAGGCAGCCGCGCGCTGGCGAACCTTATCCGCGCGGGTCTGCGCCATCCGGACGTCTTCATCAGCGCAGACCCCGCACTGCTGAAAGGCCTGGCACCCACGTACGTGGTTTTCGGCTCCGCGCGCATGGTCATCGCCTATTCGGACAAATCGCCGCAGGCGAGCCTTTTCGCCGCTGCAGGCAAGGGAAATGCGTCGCTGCTTGCCCTGCTTACCGCACCCGGCGTGCGCGTCGGCCGGACGGATCCGCAGCTCGATCCAAAAGGCGCGCGGACGATTCGAGCGATCGGCCTGCTCGGAAAGCACGAAGGGCGCGCTGCGCTCGCGAACACACTGCTCGCCAACGCGCAAGTGTTTCCCGAGGAAGACTTAGCCGTGCGCGTCGAGACCGGCGAACTCGACGCGGCCTTCTTTTATTCGACCGAAACGGGGCCCCTCAAACTGCACACGATCGAGCTGCCCGGCGCCGCGAATCTTTCTGACGAGATCACGTATGCCGTTGCCGTGCTGCCGCACGCCGCTCATCCGGCGGCCGCCGCCGCGTTCATGAATTTTCTGCTGAACGGCGACGGCAAGACCGTCCTCGAGGCGGCCGGCGTCCGGTACTTCGCGCATCCACGCGTCTTTAAAGGAAAGCAGTCAGCCTGA
- a CDS encoding error-prone DNA polymerase has translation MLGYAELHAHSNFTFLEGGSHPEELVETAAALGLQALALTDRDGLYGAVRFAKAAAERKLPGIIGSELTFGDGQRIVALVESESGYANLCELISLAQLRGSKGEPRLEFEDFDNRTDGLTVLAGGAAAAAKARSLRDRFGGRLYLELQHHLHAADARLCRETLALSRELQIPCVATNGVFYATKEGARLADALFCIKQKTTLAQARETALLRPNAEYHVKPARMMAQIFAGYPEAIANTLAIAERCAFRLDRLTGQFPIFPVPDGYTRQSYLRELVYRGAAERYGSPLSSAVERQLEYELGMIAKADLAGYFLIVWDIVRAAGELGVLCQGRGSAANSAVCYALGITAVDPIGMDLLFERFMSEGRKEIPDIDVDFAHQDREKVIQYVYDRYGRTHAAMAAEVVTYHTRSAIRDIGKALGLTLAQVDTVAREYDANESLGGAVGPLDDVFGERLLGLCERIDGFPRHMGIHSGGMVITRDPLVRVAPVEWATMRDRTIVQWDKDDLQDLGLIKIDLLGLGMLSLLREAFALHGRVFCHPEPLEEPVLSLTKGPRACRGEHLHLHTIPQNDPATYAMMQRADTIGVFQIESRAQQSMLPRMKPACFYDIVMQVAIIRPGPIQGQMIHPFLRRRSGLEPVTYPHPKLKPVLERTLGVPLFQEQGMRMAIEAAGFSPAEADRLRRAMGHKRSHERMLELYPKMVEGMVENGIDRAAAEQLFHMLEGFADYGFPESHAASFALLAYESAYLKCHYPAVFAAAILNVQPMGFYSTEVLVNDARRHGVAVKPVTVNSSEFWSFVDEEGALRLGFHVIRGLGEAQRERLEAAIAQGAFADLRDFAQRTQLEKEAIENLAVAGAFAPWFASRREAMWALRGLDERETRGELGRLMEIDEPAARFAAISARQETAFDLWATGISPKVQPIAHMRAELDRQNVVTAGGLAGMPHNTICKVGGLVITRQRPGTAKGFVFLTLEDETGLVNVIVRPDVYERYRRVIRQSMTVIVEGKLQKESGCIDVLARKVWAFDADAAVGGIRSRNFQ, from the coding sequence ATGCTCGGCTACGCCGAGCTGCACGCGCATAGCAACTTCACGTTTCTCGAAGGCGGATCGCATCCCGAAGAGCTCGTCGAAACGGCAGCCGCACTTGGGCTGCAGGCTCTAGCACTTACCGACCGGGACGGACTCTATGGCGCGGTGCGGTTTGCGAAAGCTGCTGCGGAACGCAAACTGCCCGGCATCATCGGCAGCGAGCTCACCTTCGGCGATGGCCAGCGAATCGTTGCGCTGGTCGAAAGTGAGTCCGGCTACGCCAATCTCTGCGAGTTGATTTCGCTCGCGCAGCTGCGGGGAAGCAAAGGCGAGCCGCGGCTGGAGTTCGAGGATTTTGACAACCGCACGGATGGGCTCACCGTCCTGGCGGGCGGTGCGGCTGCCGCTGCCAAAGCGCGTTCGTTGCGCGATCGCTTCGGCGGACGTCTCTATCTGGAGCTGCAGCATCATCTGCATGCCGCCGACGCCCGGCTCTGCCGGGAGACGCTCGCACTCTCGCGCGAGCTGCAGATTCCGTGCGTGGCGACGAACGGCGTCTTCTACGCGACCAAAGAGGGCGCACGTTTGGCCGACGCGCTTTTTTGCATCAAACAAAAAACCACGCTCGCGCAGGCGCGCGAAACAGCGCTGCTGCGTCCCAACGCCGAGTATCATGTAAAGCCGGCGCGGATGATGGCGCAGATCTTCGCCGGATATCCGGAAGCGATTGCCAACACGCTGGCGATCGCCGAACGCTGCGCCTTCCGGCTCGATCGCCTGACCGGCCAGTTTCCCATCTTTCCGGTACCGGACGGCTACACGCGGCAGAGCTATTTGCGCGAGCTCGTCTATCGCGGCGCGGCGGAACGTTACGGCTCGCCGCTGAGTTCGGCGGTCGAACGGCAACTCGAATACGAGCTCGGGATGATCGCCAAGGCCGATTTGGCCGGCTACTTTTTGATCGTCTGGGACATCGTGCGTGCCGCGGGAGAGCTCGGCGTGCTCTGTCAGGGACGCGGTTCGGCAGCTAATTCCGCGGTCTGTTACGCGCTCGGCATCACGGCGGTCGATCCGATCGGCATGGACTTGCTTTTCGAACGGTTCATGTCCGAAGGGCGGAAAGAGATTCCCGACATCGACGTGGATTTCGCGCATCAAGATCGCGAGAAGGTCATTCAATACGTGTACGACCGCTACGGGCGCACGCACGCGGCGATGGCGGCGGAGGTCGTGACGTATCACACGCGATCGGCCATTCGCGACATCGGTAAAGCATTGGGGCTGACGCTCGCGCAAGTCGACACCGTGGCGCGCGAATACGACGCCAATGAATCGCTCGGCGGCGCGGTCGGGCCGCTCGACGATGTATTCGGCGAACGGCTCCTGGGATTGTGCGAACGTATCGACGGGTTTCCGCGGCACATGGGCATTCACTCCGGCGGCATGGTCATCACGCGCGATCCCCTCGTGCGGGTGGCGCCGGTCGAGTGGGCGACGATGCGCGATCGAACGATCGTGCAGTGGGACAAAGACGACCTGCAAGATCTCGGCCTGATCAAAATCGATCTGCTTGGCCTGGGCATGCTTTCGCTTTTACGGGAGGCGTTTGCTCTGCACGGACGCGTTTTTTGTCATCCTGAGCCTCTCGAAGAGCCTGTCCTGAGCCTGACGAAGGGACCCCGAGCTTGTCGAGGGGAGCATCTACACTTACATACGATCCCGCAAAACGATCCGGCGACGTATGCCATGATGCAGCGCGCCGACACGATCGGCGTCTTTCAAATCGAATCGCGCGCGCAACAGTCCATGCTGCCGCGCATGAAGCCGGCCTGTTTTTACGACATCGTCATGCAGGTCGCGATCATTCGCCCGGGGCCGATTCAAGGGCAGATGATCCATCCGTTTCTGCGGCGGCGGTCGGGACTGGAACCCGTGACGTATCCGCATCCCAAACTCAAACCCGTGCTCGAACGCACGCTGGGCGTGCCGCTTTTTCAGGAGCAAGGCATGCGCATGGCGATCGAGGCCGCGGGCTTTTCGCCGGCTGAAGCCGATCGCTTACGCCGCGCCATGGGGCACAAACGTTCGCACGAACGTATGCTCGAACTCTATCCGAAGATGGTCGAAGGCATGGTCGAGAACGGCATCGATCGTGCCGCCGCCGAGCAGCTCTTCCACATGCTCGAAGGCTTCGCCGACTACGGTTTCCCCGAATCGCATGCGGCCAGTTTCGCATTGCTCGCGTACGAATCGGCGTATCTCAAATGTCACTATCCGGCGGTTTTTGCCGCGGCGATCCTCAACGTGCAGCCGATGGGATTTTACTCGACCGAAGTACTGGTCAACGACGCGCGCCGTCACGGTGTTGCCGTAAAACCTGTGACGGTCAACTCCAGCGAGTTTTGGAGTTTTGTGGATGAAGAAGGCGCGCTGCGGCTGGGCTTTCACGTGATTCGCGGTTTGGGAGAAGCCCAGCGCGAGCGGCTGGAGGCGGCGATCGCGCAAGGCGCCTTTGCCGATCTACGCGATTTTGCGCAGCGCACGCAGCTGGAGAAGGAGGCAATTGAAAACTTGGCCGTCGCGGGCGCATTTGCGCCGTGGTTTGCATCGCGGCGCGAGGCGATGTGGGCTTTACGCGGATTGGACGAACGCGAAACGCGCGGCGAACTCGGACGGCTGATGGAGATCGACGAACCGGCCGCGCGCTTCGCCGCGATCTCGGCGCGTCAGGAAACCGCGTTCGACCTGTGGGCGACCGGTATCTCGCCCAAAGTTCAGCCGATCGCGCACATGCGCGCCGAACTCGACCGGCAAAACGTCGTTACCGCCGGAGGTTTGGCCGGGATGCCGCACAACACGATATGCAAAGTCGGTGGCCTCGTCATCACACGCCAGCGGCCCGGCACCGCCAAAGGCTTTGTCTTTTTAACGCTGGAGGACGAAACCGGCTTGGTGAACGTCATCGTGCGCCCGGACGTTTACGAACGGTACCGCCGCGTCATCCGGCAATCGATGACGGTGATCGTCGAGGGCAAGCTGCAAAAAGAGAGCGGCTGTATCGACGTGCTGGCGCGCAAAGTCTGGGCCTTTGACGCAGACGCAGCCGTCGGCGGCATTCGCTCGCGCAACTTTCAATAG
- a CDS encoding DNA polymerase Y family protein: protein MLLCIHVANFALAVARQPHVGGMCILADKADRGRVLEVDEAAHALGARTGQTVLQACAAAGGARVLVHDAVRSHALWEDMLDALDALSPLVDDAAEGTAYAEMRGCGGTPGDWIARARQTLAPFDLPVRVAAGPNKFVARAATYVRDGCICAPDEAAHLMAPLPLEVLALETRVLERLHLLGIRTLGELARLPHGPFVRRFGSQAARWHEYARGIDAAPFRPRPYTLQIEAAVFGEGSAVQEEQVYFALRVLAERVCSDLNRAGKAVALLKTTFECENGDLRELDAGFAQPTADPRTILDILRAKLEGQTFDAPITGLRLQAMRLEECGVFATLFARNEPDPQALAVALERLLAAGDVQAHQARVRPAHLLESRYTYCHPEVSKDREASPSGPERCEASSKGTSVISAPQLRMLAVREVAVKVRGNVPASVDARAVMNCAGPWRVDDGWHETHVVRDEYDVLLEDGALCRIYRQGEQWYLQGAYD, encoded by the coding sequence ATGCTGCTCTGCATTCACGTCGCGAATTTCGCACTTGCCGTCGCGCGGCAACCGCATGTGGGCGGCATGTGTATTCTGGCCGACAAAGCGGATCGCGGACGGGTGCTCGAGGTTGACGAAGCCGCGCACGCGCTCGGCGCGCGCACGGGTCAGACCGTGTTGCAAGCCTGCGCAGCGGCCGGCGGCGCGCGCGTCCTCGTGCACGATGCAGTTCGTTCGCATGCGCTGTGGGAAGATATGCTCGACGCGCTCGATGCGCTTTCACCGCTGGTCGACGATGCGGCTGAAGGCACCGCTTATGCGGAGATGCGCGGCTGCGGCGGCACACCCGGCGATTGGATCGCGCGTGCACGTCAAACGCTCGCGCCGTTCGATCTGCCGGTGCGCGTCGCCGCCGGGCCAAATAAATTCGTGGCGCGCGCGGCCACCTACGTGCGCGACGGCTGTATCTGCGCGCCCGATGAAGCCGCGCACCTGATGGCGCCGCTGCCGCTTGAAGTGCTCGCGCTGGAGACGCGGGTGCTCGAACGGCTGCACCTGCTGGGCATTCGTACGCTGGGCGAGCTGGCGCGGTTGCCGCACGGGCCATTCGTGCGCCGTTTCGGTTCTCAAGCCGCACGCTGGCACGAGTATGCGCGCGGCATCGACGCGGCGCCGTTCCGGCCGCGTCCGTATACGCTGCAGATCGAAGCCGCAGTTTTCGGCGAGGGCAGCGCCGTGCAAGAAGAGCAGGTCTATTTTGCATTGCGCGTGCTGGCCGAGCGCGTCTGCAGCGACTTGAACCGCGCCGGCAAAGCCGTCGCGCTGCTGAAAACGACCTTCGAATGCGAAAACGGCGATTTGCGGGAATTGGACGCCGGCTTCGCGCAGCCGACGGCCGATCCGCGTACGATTCTCGACATCCTGCGTGCAAAGTTGGAGGGGCAGACGTTCGATGCGCCCATAACCGGCCTGCGCCTGCAAGCCATGCGCTTAGAAGAATGCGGCGTCTTTGCGACGCTCTTTGCGCGCAACGAGCCGGATCCGCAAGCGCTCGCGGTGGCGCTCGAGCGGCTGCTGGCAGCCGGCGACGTGCAGGCGCACCAAGCGCGCGTGCGTCCGGCGCATCTTTTGGAATCACGTTACACTTATTGTCATCCTGAGGTATCGAAGGACCGCGAGGCTTCGCCGAGCGGCCCTGAGCGATGCGAAGCATCGTCGAAGGGGACCTCGGTTATCTCCGCACCGCAACTTCGTATGCTGGCGGTGCGCGAAGTTGCGGTAAAAGTGCGCGGGAATGTGCCGGCGAGCGTGGATGCGCGCGCGGTTATGAATTGCGCGGGGCCGTGGCGCGTGGACGACGGCTGGCACGAAACGCATGTGGTGCGCGACGAGTACGACGTGCTGCTGGAAGACGGCGCGCTGTGCCGCATCTACCGCCAAGGCGAGCAGTGGTATCTGCAAGGCGCGTATGACTGA
- a CDS encoding hydantoinase/oxoprolinase family protein produces MEHSIPTLRVGIDVGGTFTDLVAVDVATGERTSLKVSSTPRAPEQGVITALQLLLAGYPEPPSLEYLAHSTTIATNALLGQIHLELPRVAFLTTEGFRDVIEIGRQNRSEVYNLFVTRPKPLVARHDRIPVHERLDYRGEVLVPLEQSEIDRVIETLRIRSGPLASARAPSIPQDDNRIPQDDTERPIQSIAIGLLHSYANSVHERMLGSAIAAALPGIPVTLSSEIDPEYREYERFSTAVVNAALMPIVHGYLERLAQALKELGISAPLYVMQSNGGIAAADRIARMPAAIIESGPASGVIAAAELARGAQIERVLSFDMGGTSAKAGTIAGGVVHVAAEFEAAGSTHSGRSVKGSGYPVRFPFVDLAEISAGGGTIAWIDEARALRVGPISAGADPGPACYGRSDNATVTDANVVLGRLNQTALVGGTFPIDAQRSHAAIAALAEQIGLSTPETAAGIVRIVDSQMARVLRIVTVERGLDPREFSLVAFGGNGPLHACALAAELGISSIIIPENPGVFSAHGLLVAPLQAGYVRPLLQLADRVEPWELDALFAELESEAGLALREQGARDGEIAMRRHFDARYPGQSFELSIAAGDNASGAFHDEHRRRYGYSVETEPVELVNARVTATKTLPRFPTSAAPPGNGRSAPEQRPMWVNGDFVSVPVYSRSSLTGGRAFDGPAIVEQYDSCVFVAPEWNARVRGTTLHLERRGE; encoded by the coding sequence GTGGAGCATTCCATTCCCACGTTGCGCGTGGGCATCGACGTCGGCGGGACGTTTACCGACTTAGTGGCGGTGGACGTCGCCACGGGCGAGCGTACATCGCTCAAAGTCTCCTCGACGCCGAGAGCGCCGGAACAGGGCGTCATCACTGCACTCCAGCTGCTGCTCGCAGGCTATCCTGAGCCGCCGAGTCTTGAGTATCTCGCGCATTCCACGACGATCGCCACCAACGCGCTGCTGGGACAGATTCACCTCGAATTGCCGCGTGTCGCGTTCTTAACGACGGAAGGTTTTCGCGACGTCATAGAAATCGGGCGGCAGAACCGCAGCGAAGTCTACAATCTCTTCGTCACACGACCGAAACCGCTGGTCGCGCGCCACGATCGTATTCCCGTTCACGAGCGGCTCGATTATCGCGGCGAGGTTCTCGTGCCGCTCGAACAAAGCGAAATCGATCGGGTAATTGAAACCCTTCGCATTCGCTCAGGGCCGCTCGCATCTGCTCGCGCCCCTTCGATACCTCAGGATGACAACCGGATACCTCAGGATGACACGGAGCGGCCCATTCAGTCGATTGCGATCGGGCTTCTTCACTCGTACGCAAACAGCGTGCACGAACGCATGCTCGGATCCGCGATCGCGGCCGCGCTGCCCGGCATACCGGTGACGCTGTCGAGCGAGATCGATCCGGAATACCGTGAGTACGAACGTTTCTCGACGGCGGTCGTAAACGCGGCGCTCATGCCGATCGTGCACGGCTACCTCGAACGGCTGGCGCAGGCTTTAAAAGAGCTCGGGATCTCAGCGCCGCTCTACGTCATGCAGAGCAACGGCGGCATCGCCGCAGCCGATCGCATCGCCAGGATGCCGGCCGCGATCATCGAGAGCGGCCCCGCCAGCGGCGTGATCGCGGCGGCCGAGCTCGCGCGCGGCGCGCAGATCGAACGCGTGCTTTCCTTTGACATGGGCGGCACGAGCGCCAAGGCGGGCACGATCGCCGGCGGCGTCGTGCACGTGGCGGCCGAATTCGAAGCTGCGGGATCGACACACAGCGGCCGCTCCGTCAAAGGCAGCGGTTATCCGGTCCGGTTTCCGTTTGTCGATCTGGCCGAAATCAGCGCGGGCGGCGGCACGATCGCGTGGATCGATGAAGCGCGCGCGCTGCGAGTCGGTCCGATCTCGGCGGGTGCGGATCCCGGCCCGGCCTGTTACGGCCGCAGTGATAACGCTACCGTTACCGACGCCAACGTCGTGCTCGGACGCTTGAATCAAACCGCACTCGTCGGCGGAACCTTTCCTATCGACGCGCAGCGGTCGCACGCCGCGATCGCGGCGCTCGCGGAGCAGATCGGCCTCTCAACTCCGGAAACAGCCGCTGGAATCGTGCGCATCGTCGACTCGCAAATGGCGCGCGTCTTGCGCATCGTGACGGTCGAGCGCGGACTCGACCCGCGCGAGTTTTCCTTGGTCGCTTTTGGCGGAAACGGTCCGCTGCACGCCTGCGCGTTGGCCGCCGAACTGGGAATATCGAGCATCATCATCCCTGAGAATCCCGGCGTCTTCTCGGCACACGGGCTGCTGGTAGCGCCGCTCCAGGCCGGCTACGTGCGGCCGCTGCTGCAACTCGCGGATCGCGTCGAACCGTGGGAGCTCGATGCACTTTTCGCCGAGCTCGAAAGCGAAGCGGGTCTCGCGCTTCGCGAGCAAGGCGCTCGTGACGGCGAGATTGCAATGCGGCGGCACTTTGACGCGAGATATCCGGGTCAGAGTTTCGAACTCTCGATTGCCGCGGGCGATAATGCGAGCGGCGCCTTTCACGACGAACACCGGCGGCGTTATGGCTACTCGGTCGAAACCGAGCCGGTCGAGCTGGTGAACGCGCGCGTGACTGCGACCAAGACGCTTCCGCGATTCCCCACAAGCGCCGCGCCGCCGGGTAATGGCCGCTCCGCGCCCGAGCAACGGCCGATGTGGGTGAACGGCGATTTTGTTTCCGTGCCCGTTTACTCGCGGAGTTCGCTTACCGGTGGCCGAGCTTTCGACGGTCCGGCAATCGTGGAGCAATATGATTCGTGCGTTTTTGTGGCGCCGGAATGGAATGCGCGCGTCCGCGGCACTACGCTGCACTTGGAGCGCCGCGGTGAATGA
- a CDS encoding CHAD domain-containing protein gives MNDGVLRRWAHGVITALIHDMDGELAAVRRKPRSAKRVHRARRSMARLEAALADLSTITADACKLQARVHALRRRAGKVRDADVLCKRLNDFGLPAATLRKSLRRRRKRGKQKFCKILREPAASFKPEEPVAGTVRAVPLADSMSVAEANRTIVRIRFAELLAASSALRGEDGTALHALRLTAKRLRYALQRLGAERLHLSETDRALDTFAKTLGAAHDSSVLTRRAIECSATPIAELSRRERRQQIDSARRMWQAMMKDGGPLETLSRYAGFAAV, from the coding sequence GTGAATGACGGAGTCTTACGCCGGTGGGCTCACGGCGTCATCACCGCTTTGATACACGATATGGACGGCGAGTTGGCCGCGGTACGCCGTAAGCCGCGCTCGGCCAAGCGCGTTCACCGCGCGCGACGATCGATGGCTCGTCTCGAGGCGGCGCTGGCCGATTTGAGCACGATCACGGCTGACGCCTGCAAGCTGCAAGCCCGCGTGCACGCCCTGCGCCGGCGCGCGGGTAAAGTTCGTGACGCCGACGTCTTATGCAAGCGGCTCAACGATTTCGGCTTACCGGCGGCGACGCTGCGCAAGTCGTTGCGGCGCCGGCGCAAGCGCGGCAAGCAGAAGTTTTGCAAAATACTGCGCGAGCCGGCGGCGAGCTTTAAGCCTGAGGAACCGGTTGCCGGCACGGTACGCGCGGTACCGCTGGCAGACTCGATGAGCGTCGCTGAAGCCAACCGGACTATCGTGCGGATCCGTTTTGCCGAGCTGCTTGCAGCGTCTTCGGCGCTGCGCGGCGAGGACGGTACGGCGCTGCACGCCCTGCGGCTTACCGCCAAACGGCTGCGGTATGCGTTGCAGCGCTTGGGCGCCGAGCGGCTCCATCTGTCGGAAACGGATCGTGCGCTCGATACATTCGCCAAGACGCTAGGAGCGGCACACGACTCCAGCGTCCTAACCCGGCGTGCAATCGAGTGCAGCGCAACGCCCATCGCCGAGCTGAGCCGGCGCGAACGACGACAGCAGATAGACAGCGCACGCCGGATGTGGCAAGCAATGATGAAGGACGGTGGGCCGCTCGAAACGCTGAGCCGCTACGCCGGATTTGCCGCCGTATGA
- a CDS encoding hydantoinase B/oxoprolinase family protein: MKIDPITVEVIKSSLIYASEEMGIAVRNSAYSPNIKERLDHSCALFDSRARLIAQAEHIPVHLGSLPWGLRRTLETIEREYGSMREGEMWVVNDPYISGTHLNDVTVIRPIFSSGKLAGYAANKAHHTDVGGMVPGSMSADARDLFAEGLVVPPLRLVEDERNVEATIALFRANSRTPEARSGDLRAQTAGNYTGERRFIELCERYGRETLDAAIEQILEQSEVRMRAALRGLGDGTFQVADVLEDRDGKPSILIALQLTLQNGTAHFDYAGTAPQLPFPMNAVFGVTLSGVYYALRAVTDPTIPMNEGCFRPVTVDVPQGTLLNPIRPAPVGGGNVETSTRNADVVLAALYQAAPERVPAQSGGTMSNVMIGGTREDGSTWAFYETNGCGMGARPGLDGIDAIQCHMTNTLNTPIEAIERDYPLRVTRYEIAEETGGAGRFRGGDGLIRALQLTGGRAQVSLLAERHAVAPRGRLGGSDGKPGRHRLKGTDGAESTLPAKTTFDFAPGETLEVQTPGGGGLGEQR; this comes from the coding sequence ATGAAAATCGATCCGATTACGGTTGAAGTCATCAAGAGCTCGCTGATTTACGCGAGCGAAGAGATGGGCATCGCCGTGCGCAACAGCGCCTACTCGCCCAACATCAAAGAACGGCTGGATCATTCCTGCGCGCTCTTTGACAGCCGCGCGCGCCTGATCGCGCAAGCCGAACACATTCCCGTGCATTTGGGTTCACTTCCCTGGGGACTGCGCCGCACGCTGGAAACGATCGAGCGCGAATACGGCTCGATGCGCGAAGGCGAGATGTGGGTCGTCAACGATCCGTATATCTCGGGTACGCATCTCAACGACGTCACCGTTATCCGGCCAATCTTCTCATCCGGCAAGCTCGCGGGCTATGCTGCCAATAAAGCCCATCACACCGACGTCGGCGGCATGGTGCCGGGTTCAATGTCGGCCGACGCGCGCGACCTTTTTGCCGAAGGGCTGGTTGTGCCGCCGCTGCGGCTGGTTGAAGACGAGCGCAACGTCGAGGCAACGATCGCACTCTTTCGCGCCAACTCGCGAACGCCCGAGGCGCGCAGCGGAGACTTACGCGCGCAGACGGCCGGAAACTATACCGGCGAGCGGCGCTTCATCGAACTGTGCGAGCGCTACGGCCGGGAAACCCTCGACGCCGCCATCGAGCAGATCCTCGAACAAAGTGAGGTGCGCATGCGCGCGGCGCTGCGTGGCCTCGGCGACGGAACGTTTCAAGTTGCAGATGTGCTCGAGGACCGTGACGGCAAACCCTCGATCCTCATCGCCTTACAGCTGACGCTGCAAAACGGAACGGCGCATTTCGATTACGCCGGAACGGCGCCACAGCTGCCGTTCCCGATGAACGCGGTGTTCGGCGTCACGCTCTCGGGCGTGTACTACGCGTTGCGCGCGGTCACCGATCCGACGATACCGATGAACGAAGGCTGCTTCCGCCCGGTAACTGTGGACGTGCCGCAAGGAACGCTGCTCAATCCCATCCGTCCGGCGCCGGTCGGCGGCGGAAACGTGGAGACGAGCACGCGCAACGCGGACGTCGTTTTAGCGGCGCTTTACCAAGCCGCGCCGGAACGCGTACCCGCGCAGAGCGGCGGCACGATGAGCAACGTGATGATCGGCGGCACACGCGAAGACGGCTCGACGTGGGCCTTCTATGAAACCAACGGCTGCGGCATGGGCGCGCGGCCCGGTTTGGACGGCATCGACGCAATCCAGTGCCACATGACCAACACGCTCAACACGCCGATCGAAGCCATCGAGCGAGATTATCCGCTGCGCGTTACGCGCTATGAAATCGCCGAAGAAACCGGCGGCGCCGGCCGCTTTCGCGGCGGCGACGGATTAATTCGCGCATTGCAGCTGACGGGCGGCCGCGCGCAAGTTTCGCTCTTGGCCGAACGCCACGCGGTTGCGCCGCGCGGCAGGCTCGGTGGATCGGACGGAAAGCCGGGACGTCACCGGCTCAAAGGTACCGATGGCGCGGAAAGCACTCTGCCGGCCAAGACGACCTTTGACTTTGCACCCGGAGAAACGCTGGAAGTGCAGACGCCCGGCGGCGGCGGACTAGGCGAGCAGCGCTAG